One Ranitomeya imitator isolate aRanImi1 chromosome 1, aRanImi1.pri, whole genome shotgun sequence DNA window includes the following coding sequences:
- the LOC138657215 gene encoding uncharacterized protein, with protein MAEWNNSSQNAPDTHELENLSTLRSTLTEVNCRYEEEQNIHNGDHRSQTPPGSLRNPEEEIDIMKNLMDTNIEELGRLIVKVLQFSNRPVQDASCPARRNRSFIALQADFRSKMDQLEKAVGALSSTRPSNPFSEYDIYFLMSQIKDDDWIHLMRPLGIEEHMKTCCTLYSNRLEQKYQMLQIWLNRPQEGMKTHREQLVDVLMVIGYEYLASMFKNGSIRSAPQLR; from the exons ATGGCTGAATGGAACAATTCATCTCAAAATGCTCCAG ATACCCATGAACTAGAGAACT TgagcacactgaggtcaactctcacAGAGGTGAACTGCAGATATGAAGAAGAGCAGAACATCCACAATGGCGATCACCGATCACAGACTCCACCAG GTTCCttaagaaatccagaagaagaaa TAGATATAATGAAAAACCTCATGGACACCAACATTGAGGAACTCGGACGCCTTATAGTGAAGGTGCTTCAGTTCTCCAACCGGCCGGTGCAAGATG CTTCATGTCCTGCAAGAAGGAATAGAAGTTTTATAGCACTTCAAGCTGATTTCCGGTCTAAAATGGACCAACTTGAGAAAGCAGTGGGag CCCTTTCGTCCACGAGACCCTCAAACC CATTTTCTGAATACGACATCTACTTTTTGATGTCTCAAATCAAAGATGATGACTGGATTCATCTAATGAGGCCACTCGGCATTGAAGAACATATGAAGACATGTTGTACTCTCTATAGTAATAGACTAGAGCAAAAATACCAAATGCTACAGATCTGGCTAAATAGGCCTCAAGAAGGAATGAAGACCCATAGAGAACAGCTGGTAGATGTATTAATGGTCATCGGATATGAATACCTTGCTTCAATGTTTAAGAATGGGTCTATCAGATCCG CTCCTCAATTAAGATAA